The Methanothermobacter sp. genome includes a window with the following:
- a CDS encoding anion permease codes for MDALIAMSLILSLYMAFNIAANDIGNSVGTAVGSGSLRMKKALLLGGFFVSVGALFLGGSVIRTISEGIIPQGFLSPRTALVITLTSSIWITFTIIKKIPISGSDAIVSSVIGAGIASIGIQNMRTDVVGFIVLSWIMSPVAGFLTGFVIYRSIRRVLIKPLQGMGMRDRLEKVFSYLQILSSSFSALNLGAVDIAVATGVIFATGYDGGYWIRILGALGLASGILLAGNRVTETIGRRITDLTPSRGFAAQLSAAIIVYLFLGYGMPVSPTQTLVGSVIGVGIANGTSTVEYDVIRHIAYTWIVTIPTCIILSAAIYIITGFI; via the coding sequence ATGGATGCGCTGATAGCAATGAGTCTCATTCTGAGCCTCTACATGGCCTTTAACATCGCTGCAAACGATATAGGTAACTCTGTGGGCACTGCTGTTGGTAGTGGTTCTCTCAGGATGAAAAAGGCCCTTTTACTGGGGGGATTTTTTGTATCAGTTGGGGCGCTGTTCCTTGGTGGAAGCGTCATTAGAACAATAAGTGAAGGGATAATCCCCCAGGGGTTCCTGAGCCCCAGAACAGCCCTTGTTATAACACTAACATCATCAATCTGGATAACATTCACAATTATAAAAAAGATCCCCATTTCAGGTTCCGATGCCATTGTAAGTTCAGTTATTGGTGCTGGGATAGCAAGTATTGGCATTCAGAACATGAGAACAGATGTTGTTGGCTTCATAGTGCTGAGCTGGATTATGTCACCTGTTGCAGGTTTTCTCACAGGATTTGTAATCTACAGATCCATCAGAAGGGTCTTAATAAAACCGCTTCAGGGTATGGGTATGCGAGACCGACTTGAAAAGGTATTTTCATATCTTCAGATACTGAGTTCCTCGTTTTCAGCCCTTAACCTTGGGGCTGTTGATATAGCAGTTGCAACAGGTGTTATATTTGCGACGGGTTATGATGGCGGATACTGGATCCGAATACTGGGGGCTCTTGGGCTTGCTTCAGGAATTCTGCTGGCTGGCAACAGGGTGACAGAAACAATTGGAAGAAGAATAACAGACCTCACACCAAGCAGGGGCTTTGCAGCCCAGCTATCAGCGGCAATTATCGTTTACCTCTTTCTGGGTTATGGTATGCCTGTATCGCCAACACAGACCCTTGTGGGATCGGTGATAGGTGTTGGGATTGCAAATGGGACATCAACAGTCGAGTATGACGTGATAAGGCACATAGCATACACCTGGATAGTTACGATACCCACATGCATCATCCTATCAGCTGCAATTTACATCATCACAGGCTTTATATGA
- a CDS encoding CBS domain-containing protein codes for MTVDVITVEPSEDVVFAFEKLMKHRISALPVLEEGKLVGIVTASDLGHNLILDNYELGTTVGEVMVRDVATVAPDETLADAIEKMNDYSSDEGIINQLVVMSDGKMIGIIADGDIIRALKSL; via the coding sequence ATGACAGTGGATGTTATAACAGTTGAACCATCTGAAGATGTGGTTTTTGCATTTGAGAAACTGATGAAACACAGGATAAGTGCTCTTCCAGTCCTTGAGGAGGGGAAACTTGTTGGAATTGTGACCGCCTCAGACCTCGGCCACAACCTGATACTTGACAACTATGAACTTGGTACAACAGTCGGGGAGGTCATGGTGAGGGATGTTGCCACGGTGGCCCCTGATGAGACACTTGCTGACGCCATTGAGAAGATGAATGACTACTCATCGGATGAGGGAATAATAAATCAGCTTGTTGTCATGTCTGATGGCAAGATGATTGGAATAATTGCCGATGGGGATATTATAAGGGCTCTCAAAAGCCTTTAG